One genomic region from Bacillus aquiflavi encodes:
- a CDS encoding RrF2 family transcriptional regulator, with the protein MKLTKATNYALHTMLFLAVNPPEEHISLAKLAEPQEVSTTYLSKILTKLVKSGMIESVSGANGGYKLKPGWEELSLLDVIKAIEGLTPIFDYCLNHNPDCLIQKAIESAEEKLLDELNQTRIIDLANKMNKASSK; encoded by the coding sequence ATGAAGTTAACAAAAGCAACGAACTATGCTCTCCACACCATGCTGTTTTTAGCTGTTAATCCTCCCGAGGAGCATATTAGTTTGGCAAAATTAGCTGAACCCCAAGAAGTTTCAACGACATATTTATCTAAAATACTAACAAAGTTAGTAAAGTCGGGTATGATTGAATCTGTCTCAGGTGCAAATGGGGGCTATAAATTAAAACCGGGTTGGGAAGAACTTTCATTACTCGATGTTATAAAAGCTATTGAAGGTTTGACGCCTATTTTTGATTATTGTCTCAACCATAATCCTGATTGTTTAATTCAGAAGGCGATTGAATCAGCCGAGGAAAAGCTTTTGGATGAATTGAATCAAACACGTATAATTGACCTGGCTAACAAAATGAATAAGGCATCATCTAAATAA
- a CDS encoding NCS2 family permease → MKKYFQFEELGTNYRREFVGGLTTFLSMAYILIVNPVTLSLSSVPDLPDSMRMDYGAVFVATALAAAIGSLLMGLLAKYPIALAPGMGLNSFFAFSVVLGMGIPWQTALSGVLISGLIFILLTLSGIREKIINSIPAELKFAVSAGIGLFITFIGFQNAGIIVDADVVLVGLGDLTNGNTLLAIFGIFVTVILMTRGVRGGIFFGMMITAIVGMIFGLIDLPKKIIGAVPSLEPTFGAAFEAFGNLDSELFTGKMVAVILTFLFVDFFDTAGTLVGVANQAGLMKENKLPRAGKALFADSCATVVGSVLGTSTTTSYVESSAGVAAGARTGFASVVTAGFFLLSLLFFPLLEVITPPVTAPALIIVGVLMVASLGQIDWTRFEIAVPAFLTIIAMPLTYSIATGIAIGFIFYPITMMIKGRVKEIHPIMYFLFIVFVSYFIFLK, encoded by the coding sequence ATGAAAAAATATTTTCAATTCGAGGAATTGGGGACAAATTATCGCCGTGAATTTGTCGGAGGATTAACGACTTTCTTATCGATGGCTTATATTTTAATAGTGAACCCAGTTACGCTTTCGCTTAGCTCAGTTCCTGATCTGCCTGATTCAATGAGAATGGATTACGGTGCTGTATTTGTTGCTACTGCATTAGCGGCAGCCATCGGTTCGCTTTTAATGGGGCTGCTAGCAAAATACCCAATTGCGTTGGCGCCTGGAATGGGCTTAAATTCGTTTTTTGCATTTTCTGTTGTCCTTGGAATGGGGATTCCTTGGCAGACGGCTTTATCTGGAGTATTAATATCAGGACTCATTTTTATTTTGTTAACTTTATCAGGAATTCGTGAGAAAATTATTAATTCTATTCCAGCAGAGCTTAAATTTGCAGTAAGTGCGGGAATTGGTTTATTTATTACGTTTATTGGTTTTCAAAATGCAGGAATTATTGTTGATGCTGATGTTGTTTTAGTCGGTTTAGGCGATTTAACAAATGGAAACACCCTATTGGCTATTTTTGGTATTTTCGTCACAGTTATTTTAATGACTCGCGGAGTGCGCGGCGGGATTTTCTTTGGAATGATGATTACTGCGATTGTAGGTATGATTTTTGGATTAATCGACTTGCCAAAAAAAATTATTGGTGCAGTTCCAAGTTTGGAACCAACATTTGGAGCAGCTTTTGAAGCATTTGGGAATTTAGACAGTGAATTATTTACAGGAAAAATGGTCGCTGTCATTTTAACATTTCTTTTTGTTGATTTCTTTGATACAGCTGGCACACTTGTCGGAGTTGCCAATCAAGCAGGTTTAATGAAGGAAAATAAACTTCCGCGCGCCGGTAAAGCGCTTTTCGCAGATTCATGTGCAACAGTAGTTGGTTCAGTTCTTGGTACATCAACAACTACTTCATATGTTGAATCATCTGCTGGTGTAGCTGCAGGGGCAAGAACGGGCTTTGCATCAGTTGTAACAGCTGGTTTCTTTCTTTTGTCGCTCTTATTCTTTCCTTTGCTTGAAGTCATTACACCGCCTGTAACAGCACCTGCTTTAATTATTGTCGGAGTGTTAATGGTTGCCTCTTTAGGTCAAATTGACTGGACCCGCTTTGAAATTGCAGTGCCAGCATTTTTAACGATTATTGCTATGCCGTTAACATATAGTATTGCAACAGGGATTGCGATCGGATTTATATTTTATCCGATTACAATGATGATAAAAGGACGCGTAAAAGAGATTCATCCTATTATGTACTTCCTTTTCATTGTCTTCGTATCATATTTTATCTTCCTTAAATAA
- the purE gene encoding 5-(carboxyamino)imidazole ribonucleotide mutase, whose product MNPLVAVIMGSKSDWETMKHACNMLDELEVSYEKRVVSAHRTPDLMFEFAEQARDQGFKVIIAGAGGAAHLPGMVAAKTTLPVIGVPIQSRQLNGLDSLLSIVQMPGGVPVATVAIGKAGATNAALLASQIIATFDDKTAEKLTELRNETKKAVLESNDELV is encoded by the coding sequence ATGAATCCGTTAGTAGCTGTTATTATGGGAAGTAAATCCGATTGGGAAACAATGAAGCATGCTTGTAACATGCTTGATGAGTTAGAAGTATCATATGAAAAAAGAGTTGTTTCTGCACACCGTACGCCAGATTTAATGTTTGAATTTGCAGAACAAGCAAGAGATCAAGGTTTTAAAGTGATTATTGCCGGTGCTGGCGGAGCGGCTCATCTACCGGGAATGGTTGCAGCGAAAACGACATTGCCGGTTATTGGTGTTCCGATTCAATCTAGGCAATTGAATGGTTTAGATTCTCTGTTATCTATTGTACAAATGCCAGGAGGCGTTCCAGTTGCAACGGTTGCGATTGGTAAGGCGGGAGCAACGAATGCAGCCTTATTAGCTAGTCAAATTATTGCAACTTTTGATGATAAAACAGCGGAAAAATTAACAGAATTAAGGAACGAAACAAAAAAGGCGGTTTTAGAAAGCAATGATGAGCTTGTCTAA
- the purK gene encoding 5-(carboxyamino)imidazole ribonucleotide synthase, translating to MSLSNKVILPGSTIGIIGGGQLGRMMALAAKAQGFKIAVLEPTANSPCGQVADVEIISAYDDLEAIQKLSEICDVITYEFENIDSYALRKLYEHAYVPQGTALLEMTQDRLREKEAIEKAGLTVAPYARIEKVDNIHENIEKLSYPAVLKTTRGGYDGKGQFVIKSKEDIASAGNLLKNGVCVLEKWIPFEKEISVIIARNPNGETAVFPVAENIHRDNILHETIVPARISETATEKAIGMALQLAESLQFIGTLAVEMFLTKDETIYINELAPRPHNSGHYTIEACETSQFEQHIRAVCNWPLGCTELLKPAVMVNVLGEHQSKLIDKIPELIDWKIHLYGKKEAKQKRKMGHATLLRDNVEMALSEIDQSFIWEKGSEVKS from the coding sequence ATGAGCTTGTCTAACAAAGTAATTTTACCGGGAAGTACGATTGGGATTATCGGTGGCGGTCAGTTAGGGAGAATGATGGCTTTAGCAGCTAAAGCACAAGGGTTTAAAATTGCTGTTCTTGAACCGACAGCAAACTCTCCGTGCGGACAAGTTGCTGATGTTGAAATCATTAGTGCTTATGACGATTTAGAAGCAATTCAAAAATTAAGTGAAATTTGCGATGTTATTACATATGAATTTGAAAATATTGATTCGTATGCTTTGCGAAAGCTTTATGAACATGCTTATGTTCCTCAAGGAACAGCACTGCTCGAGATGACCCAAGATCGTCTAAGAGAAAAAGAAGCAATTGAAAAAGCCGGTCTAACAGTGGCACCTTATGCCCGAATTGAAAAAGTTGATAATATACATGAAAATATCGAAAAGCTTAGCTATCCTGCTGTCCTAAAAACAACAAGGGGAGGCTATGATGGTAAAGGGCAATTTGTCATAAAGAGTAAAGAAGATATTGCTAGTGCGGGAAATCTATTAAAGAACGGCGTTTGTGTCCTTGAAAAGTGGATACCGTTTGAAAAGGAGATTTCAGTTATTATTGCAAGGAATCCAAACGGTGAAACAGCTGTTTTTCCAGTAGCTGAAAATATTCACCGCGATAATATTCTTCATGAAACGATTGTACCAGCAAGAATAAGTGAAACAGCCACTGAAAAAGCGATTGGTATGGCATTACAACTTGCTGAATCATTACAGTTTATCGGTACATTAGCCGTTGAAATGTTTTTAACAAAGGATGAAACGATTTACATTAACGAGTTAGCACCACGACCTCATAACTCAGGTCACTATACGATTGAGGCTTGTGAAACATCTCAATTTGAACAGCATATACGTGCGGTTTGTAATTGGCCTCTCGGATGCACTGAATTATTAAAGCCAGCTGTAATGGTTAACGTCCTTGGGGAGCATCAATCAAAGCTAATCGATAAAATTCCTGAATTAATCGATTGGAAAATTCATTTGTACGGTAAAAAAGAAGCAAAACAGAAACGGAAGATGGGTCATGCTACATTGTTGCGTGACAATGTAGAGATGGCATTATCTGAAATTGATCAAAGTTTTATTTGGGAAAAGGGATCGGAGGTAAAATCATGA
- the purB gene encoding adenylosuccinate lyase has translation MIDRYTRPEMGAIWSEENRYKAWLEVEILACEAWAEVGEIPEDDVKKIREKASFNVERIKEIEKETRHDVVAFTRAVSETLGEESKWVHYGLTSTDVVDTALSYLIKQANAILLKDLEMFIKILKAKALEHKDTVMMGRTHGVHAEPTTFGLKLALWYEEMERNLARFKEAAAGIEFGKISGAVGTYANIDPFVEKYVCKHLGLQPAPISTQTLQRDRHAHYLAILALISTSIEKFAVEIRGLQKSETREVEEFFAKGQKGSSAMPHKRNPIGSENMAGMARVVRGYMMTAYDNVALWHERDISHSSAERIILPDATIALNYMLNRFANIVKNLTVFPENMKNNMDRTLGLIYSQRVLLALIDKGLTREEAYDTVQPIAMEAWEKQVSFRSLIESDGKITSYLNESEIAACFNYNYHLKHVNTIFKRLGLI, from the coding sequence ATGATTGATCGTTATACCCGACCTGAAATGGGTGCAATTTGGTCAGAGGAAAATCGCTATAAAGCTTGGCTTGAGGTAGAAATATTAGCATGTGAGGCTTGGGCAGAAGTAGGGGAAATTCCAGAAGATGATGTAAAGAAGATACGTGAAAAGGCGTCTTTTAATGTTGAACGGATTAAAGAAATAGAAAAAGAGACGAGACATGACGTAGTTGCCTTTACGCGGGCAGTTTCCGAAACATTAGGAGAAGAAAGCAAATGGGTTCATTATGGTTTAACATCGACTGATGTTGTTGATACTGCTTTATCTTATTTAATTAAGCAAGCAAATGCAATTCTCTTAAAAGATCTTGAAATGTTTATTAAGATCCTAAAAGCAAAAGCGCTTGAGCATAAAGATACCGTTATGATGGGCCGTACACATGGAGTTCATGCAGAACCGACAACTTTCGGGTTAAAGTTGGCACTTTGGTATGAGGAAATGGAGCGGAATCTTGCACGATTTAAGGAAGCAGCTGCGGGAATTGAATTTGGAAAAATTTCCGGCGCGGTTGGTACGTACGCAAATATTGATCCTTTTGTAGAAAAGTACGTATGTAAACATCTCGGATTACAACCAGCACCAATTTCAACACAAACATTACAACGTGACCGCCATGCGCATTATTTGGCAATTCTTGCACTTATTTCTACATCAATTGAAAAATTTGCAGTGGAAATTCGCGGATTACAGAAAAGTGAAACGCGCGAAGTTGAGGAGTTTTTTGCTAAGGGTCAAAAAGGATCATCAGCTATGCCTCATAAACGCAATCCAATCGGATCGGAAAATATGGCAGGTATGGCTCGAGTTGTCCGTGGCTATATGATGACAGCTTATGATAATGTTGCTCTTTGGCATGAAAGAGATATTTCGCATTCATCAGCAGAACGAATTATTTTGCCAGATGCAACGATTGCATTAAATTACATGTTAAATCGATTTGCTAACATTGTAAAAAACTTAACTGTGTTTCCAGAAAATATGAAGAACAATATGGATCGGACTCTCGGATTAATCTATTCACAACGTGTTTTACTTGCTTTAATTGATAAAGGTCTTACTCGCGAAGAGGCATATGACACTGTTCAGCCGATAGCGATGGAGGCATGGGAAAAACAAGTTTCATTCCGCAGTTTAATTGAAAGTGACGGTAAAATTACTTCATATCTAAATGAGAGTGAAATTGCTGCTTGTTTCAACTATAACTATCATCTGAAACATGTCAATACAATTTTCAAACGTTTAGGGCTTATATAA
- the purS gene encoding phosphoribosylformylglycinamidine synthase subunit PurS: protein MYKVKIYVTLRESVLDLEGNAEKKSLQSMEYKELKDVKIGKYIELTLEKSERDIEEVVREMCERLLVNTVMEDYRLEIEEVAAQ from the coding sequence ATGTATAAAGTGAAAATTTACGTAACATTACGAGAAAGTGTACTGGATTTAGAAGGAAATGCGGAAAAAAAATCATTGCAATCGATGGAATATAAAGAATTGAAAGATGTAAAAATTGGCAAATATATTGAGTTAACACTAGAAAAATCAGAACGTGATATTGAAGAAGTTGTTCGTGAAATGTGTGAACGTTTGCTTGTTAATACAGTCATGGAGGATTATCGCCTCGAAATCGAGGAGGTTGCAGCCCAGTGA
- the purQ gene encoding phosphoribosylformylglycinamidine synthase subunit PurQ, translating into MKFAIIVFPGSNEVDMFHAINDELGEEAVFVRHDADHLPDVDGIILPGGSSYGDYLRPGAIASHSKIMEAVIKAADEGKPVLGVANGFHILLEAHILPGAILRNESLKFICKHVQLRVDHHETMFTSLYKAEEVITLPIAHMDGNYYCDPETLQKLKQNKQIVFTYHGENTNGSLENIAGIVNERGNVLGMMPHPERAVDDLLGSADGLKIFQSIVKYWREAHVTNA; encoded by the coding sequence GTGAAGTTTGCCATTATCGTATTTCCCGGATCTAATGAAGTTGATATGTTTCACGCGATTAACGATGAGTTAGGGGAAGAAGCAGTTTTTGTTAGACATGATGCTGATCATTTACCCGATGTAGATGGAATTATCCTTCCAGGTGGCAGCTCGTATGGAGACTATCTCCGACCAGGAGCAATCGCTAGTCATAGCAAGATTATGGAGGCGGTTATCAAAGCAGCCGACGAAGGAAAGCCTGTTTTAGGTGTTGCAAATGGTTTTCACATATTGTTAGAAGCACATATACTTCCAGGGGCAATCTTACGTAATGAAAGCTTAAAGTTTATTTGTAAACATGTTCAATTGCGAGTCGATCATCATGAAACAATGTTTACTTCTCTTTATAAAGCTGAAGAAGTTATTACGTTGCCGATTGCTCATATGGATGGGAACTATTACTGTGATCCTGAAACATTGCAAAAACTAAAGCAGAACAAACAAATTGTATTTACTTATCATGGTGAAAATACAAATGGAAGTCTTGAGAATATTGCTGGGATTGTAAATGAAAGAGGAAATGTACTGGGAATGATGCCTCATCCCGAACGAGCGGTCGATGACCTTCTAGGGAGTGCAGATGGATTAAAAATTTTTCAATCGATCGTGAAATATTGGAGGGAAGCACATGTCACTAATGCTTGA
- the purL gene encoding phosphoribosylformylglycinamidine synthase subunit PurL produces MSLMLEPNPEQIKEKKIYREMGLTDEEFANAEKILGRLPNYTETGLFSVMWSEHCSYKNSKPVLKKFPTKGDKVLQGPGEGAGIVDIGDGQAVVFKVESHNHPSAIEPYQGAATGAGGIIRDVFSMGARPIALLNSLRFGELTNPRVKYLFTEAVAGIAGYGNSIGIPTVGGEIQFDPSYEGNPLVNAMCVGLLNHEDIKKGQAHGIGNTVMYVGATTGRDGIHGATFASEEFTEETAETERPAVQVGDPFTEKLLLEACLELVQLDALVGIQDMGAAGLTSSSAEMASKAGSGIEMDLDLVPQREANMTPYEMMLSESQERMLIVVKKGREQEIIDLFSKYDLEAKSIGKVTDDKLLRLIHKGKVVAEVPVDALAEDAPVYHKISIEPEYYREFQAMENDIPQVEDYKETLMNLLKQPTIASKEWVYNQYDYMSGTNTVVSPGSDAAVVRIRGTRKALAMTTDCNSRYLYLDPETGGKIAVAEAARNVVCSGAEPIAISDGLNFGSPENPEIFWQLEKAADGISDACRALNAPVISGNVSLFNEANGVAIYPTPVIGMVGLVKDIDDITTQKFKDAGDAIYLVGETKAEFGGSELQKLTYGKIFGKAPELDLNKEQKYQQQILAAIRAGLVASAHDVSEGGVAVALAESLFGTNGLGVAVNLSGDIVSALFSETQSRFIVSVKKEQQKAFEKIVDAALIGEVTNSGELVINSKSGTPLLTAAVTELETAWKGAIPCLLK; encoded by the coding sequence ATGTCACTAATGCTTGAACCAAATCCAGAACAAATTAAAGAAAAAAAAATTTATCGCGAAATGGGATTAACAGACGAAGAATTTGCAAATGCAGAAAAAATCCTTGGCAGATTACCTAACTACACAGAAACAGGTCTTTTCTCTGTCATGTGGTCTGAGCACTGCAGTTATAAAAATTCAAAACCCGTTTTAAAAAAGTTTCCTACAAAGGGCGATAAAGTTTTACAAGGTCCGGGGGAAGGTGCTGGAATCGTTGATATTGGTGATGGGCAAGCGGTTGTTTTTAAAGTAGAAAGCCATAATCACCCTTCTGCGATTGAGCCGTATCAAGGAGCAGCAACTGGTGCCGGCGGGATTATCCGCGATGTGTTTTCAATGGGAGCAAGACCAATTGCCCTGTTAAATTCATTACGTTTTGGGGAATTAACAAATCCTCGTGTCAAATATTTATTCACAGAGGCAGTAGCCGGTATAGCAGGATATGGAAATAGTATTGGAATACCGACTGTCGGGGGAGAAATTCAATTTGATCCTTCATATGAAGGAAATCCGTTAGTCAATGCAATGTGTGTCGGCTTGTTAAATCATGAAGATATTAAAAAAGGTCAAGCACATGGGATCGGAAATACAGTTATGTACGTCGGTGCTACAACCGGTCGAGATGGGATTCACGGCGCTACTTTTGCGTCAGAGGAGTTTACCGAGGAAACGGCTGAAACAGAACGCCCTGCTGTTCAAGTTGGAGATCCTTTCACAGAAAAGCTTTTACTTGAGGCATGTCTTGAGCTTGTACAATTAGATGCTTTAGTCGGGATTCAAGATATGGGTGCAGCAGGATTAACAAGCTCATCAGCAGAAATGGCTAGTAAAGCAGGCTCTGGGATCGAGATGGATTTAGATCTTGTTCCACAGCGGGAAGCGAATATGACTCCTTATGAAATGATGTTATCAGAGTCTCAAGAGCGAATGTTAATTGTGGTGAAAAAGGGTCGTGAACAAGAAATCATTGATTTATTTTCAAAATATGATTTAGAGGCAAAATCAATCGGAAAAGTAACAGACGATAAATTGTTACGCCTTATTCATAAAGGAAAAGTCGTTGCAGAAGTTCCAGTTGATGCATTAGCAGAGGATGCTCCGGTTTATCATAAAATATCAATTGAGCCGGAATACTATCGCGAATTTCAAGCAATGGAAAACGATATTCCACAAGTAGAGGATTATAAAGAAACATTAATGAACTTATTAAAACAGCCGACAATTGCAAGTAAAGAATGGGTTTATAATCAATATGATTATATGTCAGGTACAAATACCGTTGTTTCTCCAGGTTCAGATGCAGCAGTTGTTCGTATTCGCGGTACACGCAAAGCATTAGCGATGACAACAGACTGTAACTCTCGTTATTTATATTTAGACCCTGAAACAGGCGGAAAAATAGCGGTCGCAGAAGCAGCAAGAAACGTCGTATGTTCGGGTGCAGAACCAATTGCGATCTCAGATGGATTAAATTTCGGAAGCCCTGAAAATCCAGAGATTTTTTGGCAACTTGAAAAAGCAGCAGATGGAATTAGTGATGCATGTCGTGCGTTAAATGCACCGGTAATTAGCGGAAACGTTTCACTTTTTAACGAGGCAAACGGAGTGGCGATTTATCCAACACCTGTTATAGGGATGGTCGGATTAGTAAAGGATATTGATGATATTACTACTCAGAAATTTAAAGATGCTGGAGACGCTATTTATTTAGTTGGCGAAACAAAAGCTGAATTTGGCGGTAGTGAATTACAAAAGCTTACTTATGGAAAGATATTTGGAAAGGCGCCAGAACTTGATTTAAATAAAGAGCAAAAGTATCAACAACAAATATTAGCTGCCATTCGCGCTGGTTTAGTGGCATCTGCACATGATGTTTCTGAAGGTGGTGTTGCTGTAGCTCTTGCAGAATCTTTATTTGGAACAAATGGTCTTGGAGTAGCAGTTAACCTTTCTGGAGACATAGTTTCTGCATTGTTTAGTGAAACGCAATCTCGTTTTATTGTTTCGGTGAAAAAAGAACAGCAAAAAGCATTTGAAAAAATCGTCGATGCCGCCCTGATTGGCGAGGTGACAAATTCCGGTGAGCTAGTCATCAATTCTAAATCAGGAACACCATTATTAACAGCAGCAGTAACTGAGTTAGAAACAGCTTGGAAAGGAGCTATCCCATGCTTGCTGAAATAA
- the purF gene encoding amidophosphoribosyltransferase — protein MLAEIRGLNEECGVFGIWGHPDAVQITYYGLHSLQHRGQESAGMVVTNGEKLTGFKGEGLVTDIFTSEAVKGLSGKAAIGHVRYAIAGQEGYENIQPLLFHFQSGSLALALNGNLVNAQALRHQLEGQGSIFQTSSSTEILAHLMKRSGFQQIKDQVKNALTMLKGAYAFLIMTESEMLVALDPHGLRPLSIGKIGDAYVVASETCAFDIIGAEFVRDVLPGELVIINDEGLHSELFSMNTSRAICTMEYIYFSRPDSNIHGINVHTARKKLGKKLAEEVKIDADVVTGVPDSSISAAIGYAEASGIPYEMGLIKNRYVGRTFIKPSQSLREQGVKMKLSPVRGVVEGKRVIMVDDSIVRGTTSKRIVRLLKEAGATEVHVVISSPPIKHSCFYGIDTSSKDELIAANHSVEEIRQIIGADSLTFLSVKGMLEAIGKQDEFENRGHCLACFTGKYPTEIYPDTK, from the coding sequence ATGCTTGCTGAAATAAGAGGACTGAACGAAGAGTGCGGAGTATTTGGGATATGGGGTCATCCAGACGCTGTTCAAATCACTTATTACGGTTTGCATAGCTTACAGCATCGCGGACAAGAATCTGCAGGTATGGTTGTTACTAACGGTGAGAAGCTCACTGGTTTTAAAGGAGAAGGATTAGTAACAGACATATTTACATCTGAAGCCGTAAAAGGTTTGTCAGGAAAAGCCGCAATTGGCCATGTTCGATACGCAATCGCAGGACAGGAAGGTTATGAAAACATCCAACCTCTCCTATTTCACTTTCAAAGTGGCAGTCTTGCTCTTGCCCTTAATGGCAATTTAGTAAATGCACAGGCTCTAAGGCACCAGCTTGAGGGACAAGGGAGTATTTTTCAAACGAGCTCAAGTACAGAAATTTTAGCTCACCTTATGAAAAGAAGCGGATTTCAGCAAATAAAGGATCAAGTGAAAAATGCACTGACAATGTTAAAAGGAGCATATGCATTTTTAATTATGACAGAATCGGAAATGTTGGTAGCCCTAGATCCTCATGGGCTACGTCCTTTATCAATTGGGAAAATCGGCGATGCTTACGTTGTTGCTTCAGAAACATGTGCATTTGACATTATTGGAGCGGAATTTGTTCGTGATGTACTTCCAGGAGAATTAGTGATCATAAATGATGAAGGTCTTCATTCAGAATTGTTTTCAATGAATACATCTAGAGCAATCTGTACGATGGAGTATATTTATTTTTCCCGGCCAGATAGCAATATTCACGGAATTAATGTTCATACAGCAAGAAAAAAGCTCGGAAAAAAATTAGCAGAAGAAGTGAAGATCGATGCGGACGTTGTAACAGGCGTTCCAGATTCCAGTATTTCCGCTGCGATTGGGTATGCAGAAGCTTCTGGTATTCCGTATGAAATGGGACTAATTAAAAATCGCTACGTTGGCAGAACGTTTATTAAGCCATCGCAATCTTTGCGGGAACAAGGGGTAAAAATGAAGCTATCTCCTGTCCGCGGTGTTGTAGAAGGAAAACGTGTGATTATGGTCGATGATTCAATCGTGCGAGGCACGACAAGTAAACGGATTGTTAGATTGCTAAAAGAAGCGGGGGCTACAGAAGTCCACGTTGTCATTAGTTCACCGCCTATTAAGCATTCATGCTTTTACGGCATAGATACTTCATCAAAAGATGAGCTAATTGCTGCTAACCATTCAGTCGAAGAAATTCGGCAAATCATTGGTGCTGATTCACTTACATTTTTAAGTGTTAAAGGGATGTTGGAAGCAATTGGAAAACAAGATGAGTTTGAAAATCGCGGGCACTGTTTAGCATGTTTTACAGGGAAATATCCGACTGAAATTTATCCAGATACGAAGTAA
- the purM gene encoding phosphoribosylformylglycinamidine cyclo-ligase — MGNAYKQAGVDIEAGYEAVSRMKKHVEKTRRLGVIGGLGGFGGMFDLSQLNLKEPVLVSGTDGVGTKLMLAFMMDRHDTIGIDAVAMCVNDIIVQGAEPFYFLDYIACGKAEPQKLEEIVKGVATGCEQAGCALIGGETAEMPGMYADDEYDIAGFAVGACEKSQIISGDTIQADDVLIGLASSGIHSNGYSLVRKVLLQDGQLDLSDDIEELGCTLGTELLRPTKIYVKPILSALKKFNIKGMSHITGGGFIENIPRMLPKGLGANIDEATWEIPAIFSLIESIGNLKRQEMYNVFNMGIGMVLAVDKSEASQLVEHFEELGEQAYIIGHVTEKEGIEIYEKQ; from the coding sequence GTGGGTAATGCATATAAGCAGGCGGGTGTCGATATAGAGGCCGGTTATGAAGCAGTATCACGGATGAAAAAGCATGTAGAAAAAACCCGACGTTTGGGAGTGATCGGTGGTCTAGGCGGATTTGGCGGAATGTTTGATCTATCACAGCTTAACTTAAAGGAGCCTGTATTAGTATCAGGCACTGATGGTGTCGGAACAAAATTGATGCTCGCTTTTATGATGGATCGCCACGACACAATTGGAATTGACGCAGTTGCAATGTGTGTTAATGACATTATTGTTCAAGGTGCAGAACCGTTTTATTTTTTAGATTATATTGCATGTGGGAAAGCAGAGCCGCAAAAACTAGAGGAAATCGTAAAAGGAGTTGCCACTGGGTGCGAGCAAGCTGGCTGTGCGTTAATTGGCGGGGAAACAGCAGAAATGCCTGGGATGTATGCGGACGATGAATATGATATCGCCGGATTTGCAGTTGGTGCGTGTGAAAAATCACAAATTATTTCAGGAGATACAATACAGGCAGATGATGTATTAATTGGATTAGCCTCTAGCGGAATCCATAGTAACGGTTATTCCCTCGTTCGAAAAGTGTTGCTTCAAGACGGACAGCTTGATTTATCAGACGATATAGAAGAATTAGGTTGTACGTTAGGAACTGAGCTTCTTCGTCCAACAAAAATTTATGTAAAACCTATTTTATCTGCATTGAAAAAGTTCAATATAAAAGGGATGTCTCATATTACAGGCGGAGGATTTATTGAAAATATTCCGCGTATGCTTCCGAAAGGGCTTGGGGCGAACATAGATGAAGCGACTTGGGAAATTCCTGCAATTTTTTCATTAATAGAATCAATTGGAAATCTCAAACGACAAGAAATGTATAACGTTTTTAATATGGGAATTGGAATGGTCCTTGCCGTTGATAAAAGCGAAGCGTCTCAGTTAGTAGAGCATTTTGAAGAGCTTGGAGAACAAGCATATATCATTGGTCATGTTACCGAAAAAGAAGGAATTGAAATTTACGAAAAACAGTAA